One Elaeis guineensis isolate ETL-2024a chromosome 10, EG11, whole genome shotgun sequence genomic window carries:
- the LOC105059816 gene encoding LOW QUALITY PROTEIN: lysine-specific demethylase JMJ18 (The sequence of the model RefSeq protein was modified relative to this genomic sequence to represent the inferred CDS: inserted 1 base in 1 codon) yields METENIPNSLGLPSQETISRDMPIDFRGDTENNAVNSGSSMEAIVTPPMQLNVDSGVSDEVRVRRSLRRRTGIYYGIFDMSSEEESECERSVKDHSSKLPRQNENVSGSPSSSKYEKPTSKWHXKEACRPIIDEAPTFYPSEEEFKDTLGYIARIRPKAEQYGICRIIPPPSWAMPCPLQEKSFWEHAKFTTRVQQVDKLQNREPTKKRSRNRCHKRRKRRKRLRFGMTRRRNISNGYEASDCIGSDTDEKFGFQSGSDFTLETFQMYADEFKRHYFGMKDANENVISGSEDHEKRWQPSVEEIEGEYWRIVEEPTDEVEVHYGADLDTGTFGSGFPKAPSSAKNDSDPCVLSGWNLNNLPRLPGSVLSFEREDISGVLVPWLYVGMCFSSFCWHVEDHHLYSLNYMHFGDPKVWYGVPGSEAVKLEDAMRKHLPKLFEEQPDLLHELVTQLSPSVLKSEGVPVYRAIQKSGELVLTFPRAYHSGFNCGFNCAEAVNVAPVDWLPHGQCAVELYSEQRRKTSLSHDKLLLAAAQEAVRELWQQSVLQRNDLGILRWQSVCGKDGVLTEAIKVRVGMEQKRRESVCSISKSRKMDKDFDSSSERECCLCFYDLHLSAAGCECSPNRFTCLNHAKLACSCESSRKYLLFRYDLDGLNTLVKALEGDLRAVQCWGLENLGLALPPRMALLKKSKCSSEKNILEPKRMLIDVNITDAEVENQDYENQVKDDVCLEPNTRNPISSEETKGFLNMNMTCKSDSKKYSGTSLKRECESGNVECIPSLTKSEVIGIEHHEVGCQVSSAAKTNVLLGRSKCEGGDRCCPDLNVAQQSTDPKVKFLEYLDCSIGETEKFWSPDIFRQDLSSNSVLMRVNDHSMNKTKEYEPLKMTSALIRTSSECGSLKSLNNSAELASSCGIPIRNFSEPSCSRGSEYSRKSSPKLFGIDLQHHLHCSSTPSDGRGSQAIEHGTVQSSAVNQCDQKALKVLEYHVEPLNFGTVVPGKKWCSRQAIFPKGFRSRVKFINVVDPTTACTYISEVLDAGLLGPLFKVTVEENLEASFMHASATQCWEMVREKLNQEIIRQRDLGKQGLPPLQTPESMDGLKMFGFLSPSIIQVIEALDPYHHCLEYWASRSNASSPSEVINVKDEPLELSKSSTHIAASGHMANVKKLFGVNLMGKKQDESIVDNHASEEEVRHILGGLLKKANLEELTMMHKIFCSGSESSIWRAAFSSLLDEIQNVHKRQ; encoded by the exons ATGGAGACAGAAAACATTCCAAACAGCCTGGGACTACCAAGTCAAGAAACCATTTCACGAGATATgcccatcgacttcagaggagaTACAGAGAATAATGCAGTAAATTCTGGTTCTTCTATGGAGGCTATTGTGACTCCGCCCATGCAATTGAATGTTGATTCTGGTGTATCTGATGAAGTGAGGGTGAGGCGATCCCTTAGGCGCAGGACTGGCATATATTATGGTATATTCGATATGAGCTCAGAAGAAGAATCGGAGTGTGAACGGTCTGTCAAG GATCACTCTTCAAAACTTCCCCGCCAAAATGAAAATGTATCTGGAAGCCCGAGCAGCTCTAAATATGAAAAG CCAACTTCCAAGTGGC CAAAAGAAGCATGTAGACCTATCATTGATGAAGCTCCGACATTCTATCCAAGTGAGGAG GAGTTCAAAGATACACTTGGGTACATTGCAAGAATACGACCGAAAGCAGAACAATATGGTATATGCCGCATTATACCACCCCCTTCTTGGGCAATGCCTTGCCCGCTTCAAGAGAAGAGCTTTTGGGAACATGCAAAGTTTACTACACGAGTACAACAAGTGGACAAGCTTCAAAATAGAGAGCCAACCAAAAAAAGATCTCGGAACCGTTGCCACAAGAGACGAAAGAGAAGAAAGCGGTTGAGATTTGGAATGACTCGTAGGCGCAATATCTCTAATGGTTATGAAGCCAGTGACTGTATTGGCTCAGATACAGATGAAAAATTTGGTTTTCAATCTGGTTCAGACTTCACTCTTGAAACCTTCCAGATGTATGCTGATGAATTCAAAAGGCATTACTTTGGGATGAAGGATGCTAATGAAAATGTGATTTCGGGTAGTGAGGACCATGAGAAGAGGTGGCAACCCTCAGTCGAGGAAATTGAAGGAGAATATTGGCGGATAGTTGAGGAACCAACTGATGAAGTTGAG GTGCATTATGGTGCTGATTTGGATACTGGCACATTTGGCAGTGGATTTCCTAAAGCACCATCTTCAGCTAAAAATGACTCAGATCCATGTGTGCTGTCAGGTTGGAACCTAAATAATTTGCCACGACTTCCTGGTTCTGTTCTCTCATTTGAAAGAGAAGATATCTCTGGGGTACTAGTACCGTGGCTTTATGTAGGGATGTGCTTTTCATCATTTTGTTGG CATGTGGAAGACCATCACCTTTACTCTCTGAACTATATGCATTTTGGTGATCCCAAAGTATGGTATGGAGTTCCTGGCAGCGAGGCTGTGAAATTGGAGGATGCAATGAGAAAGCATTTACCTAAGTTGTTTGAAGAACAACCTGATCTGCTTCATGAATTG GTTACACAATTGTCTCCTTCAGTCCTTAAATCCGAGGGAGTGCCTGTTTACCGTGCCATTCAGAAATCTGGAGAGCTTGTTCTTACATTTCCAAGAGCTTATCATTCTGGCTTCAATTGTGGCTTCAATTGTGCAGAGGCAGTAAATGTTGCTCCTGTGGACTGGCTGCCACATGGGCAATGTGCTGTCGAACTCTACAGTGAGCAACGTCGTAAAACATCCTTATCCCATGACAAGTTACTACTTGCTGCTGCACAGGAAGCTGTCAGAGAGCTTTGGCAGCAGTCTGTATTGCAGAGGAATGACCTGGGAATCTTAAGATGGCAAAGTGTTTgtggaaaagatggagtacttaCTGAAGCTATTAAG GTGAGAGTTGGGATGGAACAGAAAAGAAGAGAATCTGTTTGTAGTATATCAAAATCCAGAAAAATGGACAAGGACTTTGACTCGTCGAGTGAGAGGGAATGCTGCTTATGCTTTTATGACCTGCATCTATCAGCTGCTGGTTGTGAGTGTTCTCCAAATCGTTTCACATGTTTAAACCATGCAAAATTGGCATGCTCTTGTGAATCTAGCAGAAAATATTTACTCTTTCGGTATGACTTGGATGGATTAAACACCCTAGTTAAAGCCCTAGAGGGGGATTTAAGGGCAGTACAATGCTGGGGATTAGAGAACCTGGGGTTGGCTTTACCTCCCCGTATGGCATTGTTGAAGAAATCAAAGTGCTCCtcggaaaaaaatattttggagcCGAAAAGGATGTTAATTGATGTTAACATCACAGATGCTGAAGTTGAAAATCAAGATTATGAGAATCAGGTAAAAGATGATGTTTGTCTTGAGCCAAACACAAGGAATCCCATTtcttctgaagaaacaaaaggatTCCTTAATATGAATATGACATGCAAATCTGACTCAAAAAAATATTCAGGGACTAGTTTAAAAAGGGAATGTGAAAGTGGTAATGTTGAATGTATACCCTCTCTTACAAAATCGGAAGTGATTGGTATAGAGCATCATGAAGTTGGATGTCAGGTATCATCAGCAGCCAAAACCAATGTTCTACTTGGCAGAAGTAAATGTGAAGGCGGAGACAGGTGCTGTCCTGATCTCAACGTGGCACAACAATCTACAGATCCTAAGGTTAAGTTTCTAGAATATCTTGATTGTTCCATTGGGGAGACAGAGAAATTCTGGAGTCCTGATATATTTAGACAGGACCTTTCCTCAAATTCTGTATTGATGCGTGTTAATGATCATAGTATGAATAAAACCAAGGAGTATGAGCCTTTGAAAATGACCAGTGCTCTCATCAGAACAAGTTCTGAATGTGGATCCTTGAAGTCCCTTAATAATTCTGCTGAGTTGGCATCTTCATGTGGCATTCCCATCAGAAATTTTAGTGAACCATCATGTTCAAGAGGTTCTGAATATTCTCGTAAATCAAGTCCAAAGCTGTTTGGTATTGACCTTCAACATCATCTGCATTGTTCATCCACTCCTTCAGATGGTCGAGGCAGTCAAGCCATTGAGCATGGTACAGTCCAATCTAGTGCAGTCAATCAATGTGATCAAAAGGCTCTCAAGGTCTTAGAGTatcatgttgaacctcttaatTTTGGAACCGTGGTGCCTGGAAAGAAATGGTGCAGTAGGCAAGCCATATTCCCAAAAG GATTCAGAAGTCGTGTCAAATTTATCAATGTAGTTGATCCCACGACAGCATGTACCTACATCTCAGAAGTGTTGGATGCTGGACTTCTGGGGCCATTATTTAAG GTGACGGTAGAAGAAAATCTGGAAGCATCCTTTATGCATGCTTCTGCTACACAGTGTTGGGAAATGGTGCGAGAGAAATTGAATCAAGAGATCATTAGACAACGTGATCTTGGGAAGCAAGGTCTTCCCCCATTGCAAACCCCAGAATCTATGGATGGACTCAAAATGTTTGGGTTCTTATCCCCATCTATCATTCAG GTTATCGAGGctcttgatccttatcatcatTGCTTAGAGTATTGGGCATCAAGGTCCAACGCCTCTTCTCCATCCGAGGTGATCAATGTCAAAGATGAACCTTTAGAGCTCTCTAAGTCAAGCACTCATATTGCTGCCAGTGGTCACATGGCTAatgtaaagaagttgtttggtgtgAATTTAATGGGGAAGAAGCAGGATGAATCAATTGTTGACAACCATGCATCAGAAGAGGAGGTTCGACACATACTTGGTGGATTGTTGAAGAAGGCAAACCTTGAAGAATTAACAATGATGCACAAAATATTCTGCAGTGGGTCAGAGAGCAGCATCTGGAGAGCAGCATTCAGTTCTCTGCTAGATGAGATCCAGAATGTACATAAAAGACAATAG
- the LOC105059815 gene encoding NAC domain-containing protein 21/22: MSFFSMVEARLPPGFRFHPRDEELVCDYLAKRVSGDGGNGSFHGCPMMIDVDLNKCEPWDLPEMACVGGKEWYFFSLRDRKYATGQRTNRATKSGYWKATGKDREVRRCRLLIGMRKTLVFYQGRAPKGKKTDWVMHEFRMEGPSNPPKFSFASKEDWVLCRVFYKSRGVASKPITETCYDDSGSSALPPLMDTYITFDQAPPSLDGHEQVPCFSNLPLNLASHLPNAIDPTIPMVERSLPTKISAHKGSLPDMGSCDKKDIRAVLKHLTKLEDNPKREVHPNLGQGSLETYLTENGLSHIWNTF; the protein is encoded by the exons ATGAGCTTCTTCAGTATGGTAGAGGCAAGACTGCCTCCGGGGTTCAGATTCCACCCTCGGGACGAGGAGCTTGTGTGCGACTACCTCGCCAAGAGGGTCTCAGGTGATGGTGGGAACGGTAGCTTCCATGGCTGCCCTATGATGATCGACGTTGACCTCAACAAGTGCGAGCCGTGGGATCTTCCCG AGATGGCATGCGTCGGTGGCAAGGAATGGTACTTCTTCAGCCTCCGGGACCGGAAGTATGCGACGGGGCAGCGGACGAACCGGGCGACCAAGTCAGGTTATTGGAAGGCCACCGGGAAGGATCGGGAAGTCCGCCGATGCAGGTTACTTATTGGGATGAGGAAGACTCTGGTCTTCTATCAAGGGAGAGCTCCCAAGGGGAAGAAGACTGACTGGGTCATGCATGAATTTCGCATGGAAGGACCAAGCAACCCACCAAAGTTTTCTTTCGCTAGTAAG GAAGATTGGGTCTTGTGTAGAGTATTCTACAAGAGTAGAGGAGTCGCCTCCAAGCCAATCACGGAGACTTGCTACGATGACTCAGGCTCTTCCGCCCTCCCTCCCCTCATGGACACATATATCACCTTCGACCAAGCTCCACCGAGCTTAGATGGGCATGAGCAGGTTCCCTGCTTCTCCAACCTCCCACTAAACCTGGCATCTCACCTCCCAAATGCCATAGATCCCACCATCCCTATGGTTGAAAGAAGCCTGCCCACCAAGATCTCAGCACACAAGGGGAGCCTGCCAGATATGGGTTCTTGTGATAAGAAGGATATAAGGGCTGTCTTGAAACACCTCACCAAGTTGGAGGACAACCCTAAGAGAGAGGTCCATCCGAATCTGGGTCAAGGAAGCTTAGAGACCTATTTAACTGAAAATGGCCTGTCCCATATTTGGAACACCTTTTGA